Proteins from one Anopheles nili chromosome 2, idAnoNiliSN_F5_01, whole genome shotgun sequence genomic window:
- the LOC128721154 gene encoding uncharacterized protein LOC128721154, whose translation MSPMRCLILFACAVVVVWPGRARAQSNYASQANSIEYQGEGLPEEATLDGKVTKLDDLSPIIFLNRTKAALNCAAGFMQVELKFNEPFYGKAYADYDRNSACQTSGKGDLSYRIDLPLKGCGTKQGPQRVFTNNIVVRFHPGLEMDGDEIITIVCRYPPPVAPIPAGLPAPIINEAAIIEPPLKGIQILFIICAIMFLTLLLLGLGVSYYCLRRRPIPIVRRVVHVGSGSEITALESGSIGSVSGFKLARPVVAMVPPPIQSSSGSEGALIPSDYPSESQSENEEAETGSLPVSSRGSSSAYENGAFVHDGLSLASAEHHLQHLQVALAPPSPKFDIQVRVKRSPPPPASPPSSHSATSRCSDSDSSSSSTLVSHGGDRNNLSTILETQEDRESVMTTESLGAEAARSHFTYVPELHTVPAHLDYPPSPPQRHRAHQHHTTTVSSTATSHLQRSWLEAPDGPGRTHDTHSLTELVDASHRYTGTEDALQQLPEPPIAVYKKPELKSHVVDDLFLTTVTERTTIEDVERHRRLVTEYKPRPLQAPMPPTPPPAPTPPVPPLDPTWDVTIRNCGQQARQWEDFSDVSSASGAPSVASVGNMPVPSSTYLPSAYAADELRSPELVGNMKPVELPPEDRSVSNWDVLIRVLQEVDMPDTSISTAALHTDLHRYPLQRQLSYDDKLKWREIITTESTLRTMLAEATVREDFERIRSDARYENLFEPRSWDVIIRILAPPEDVELRQSKRSKKRETWDTRSRRSSLPTLYEYDSDGDSSVRTITQEPQLVVATSLGYGAPPPHGGSVASGSRSRRTSRSSYNSNNIDLRSMSEVIVDFGRLASGPTRAGSGGDPSEEGSSYIVAHGKAYFDDDDDEDDEEARYDQHSLQRSLSHPSLARSASEFTERWVIPEDHLDLRHDTEMNQSSVYGSGTLDVDSRTTYIKQSRTTMSRERRDNW comes from the exons ATGAGTCCGATGCGATGCCTTATACTATTCGCCTGCGCCGTTGTGGTAGTGTGGCCAGGACGAGCAAGGGCCCAATCAAACTACGCCTCGCAAGCTAACAGCATCGAGTACCAGGGCGAAGGTCTACCGGAAGAAGCAACCCTCGATGGCAAG GTGACAAAACTGGACGACCTAAGCCCGATAATCTTCCTCAATCGAACGAAAGCGGCCCTCAACTGTGCCGCCGGCTTCATGCAAGTGGAGCTGAAGTTCAACGAACCGTTCTACGGTAAGGCTTATGCCGACTACGACCGCAACAGTGCCTGCCAAACGAGTGGAAAGGGTGATCTAAGCTACCGGATCGATCTACCCTTGAAAGGATGTGGCACGAAACAG GGCCCTCAGCGGGTTTTCACAAACAACATCGTGGTGAGGTTCCATCCAGGACTCGAGATGGATGGAGATGAGATCATCACGATCGTGTGTCGGTACCCGCCACCAGTCGCCCCTATCCCGGCAGGTCTACCGGCTCCGAT CATCAACGAGGCAGCCATCATCGAGCCACCACTAAAGGGCATTCAGATCCTGTTCATCATCTGCGCAATCATGTTCCTGACGCTTCTTCTGCTCGGTTTGGGTGTTTCGTACTACTGCTTGCGTCGTCGACCCATCCCGATTGTGCGCCGTGTCGTACACGTTGGTAGTGGGTCAGAGATCACGGCTCTGGAGAGCGGCAGTATAG GAAGCGTGTCAGGCTTCAAATTGGCTCGCCCTGTGGTGGCGATGGTGCCACCCCCAATACAGAGCTCATCCGGTAGCGAGGGTGCGCTCATCCCTTCGGACTACCCTAGCGAGTCGCAGTCAGAGAACGAAGAAGCCGAAACAGGCTCGTTGCCGGTGAGCTCACGTGGCAGTAGTAGCGCTTACGAAAATGGTGCTTTCGTACATGACGGACTCAGTTTGGCCTCGGCTGAGCATCATCTGCAACACCTGCAGGTGGCTCTAGCACCACCCTCACCCAAGTTTGACATTCAGGTGCGTGTGAAACGatcacctccaccaccggcttCACCACCTTCCAGCCACTCGGCCACCAGCCGGTGTTCGGACAGCgacagtagcagcagtagtacgCTGGTCAGCCATGGTGGAGATCGCAACAACTTGTCCACGATCCTGGAGACGCAGGAAGATCGCGAAAGTGTGATGACCACGGAATCCCTTGGTGCTGAAGCGGCTCGGTCTCACTTTACGTACGTCCCAGAGTTGCACACCGTACCGGCTCATCTCGACTATCCACCGAGTCCACCGCAACGTCATCGTGCGCatcaacaccacaccaccacg GTCTCGAGCACGGCCACAAGCCACCTTCAACGGAGCTGGCTAGAGGCACCGGACGGACCAGGTCGCACGCACGACACACACTCGCTGACCGAGCTGGTCGATGCGTCGCACCGGTACACCGGCACGGAGGACGCACTTCAGCAGCTACCCGAGCCGCCGATCGCGGTCTACAAAAAGCCTGAACTCAAGTCTCACGTTGTAGATGATCTGTTCCTTACGACCGTCACCGAACGCACCACGATCGAGGATGTCGAGCGTCACCGGCGGCTTGTGACGGAGTACAAGCCACGTCCGTTGCAGGCACCAATGCCTCCGacaccgccaccggcaccgacACCACCGGTGCCACCCCTCGACCCAACCTGGGACGTGACGATTCGGAACTGTGGTCAACAGGCGCGCCAGTGGGAGGACTTCTCGGATGTCTCGAGTGCGTCAGGAGCACCATCGGTGGCGTCGGTTGGAAATATGCCAGTACCGTCGTCGACCTATCTGCCGAGTGCGTACGCTGCTGATGAGTTGCGTAGTCCTGAGCTTGTTGGCAACATGAAACCGGTTGAGTTGCCGCCTGAGGATCGATCCGTTTCGAACTGGGATGTGTTGATTCGCGTGTTGCAGGAAGTCGACATGCCGGATACGTCGATCTCGACGGCGGCCTTACACACCGATTTGCATCGATATCCGCTGCAGCGACAGCTCAGCTACGATGATAAGCTCAAATGGCGAGAGATCATCACCACCGAGTCGACACTTCG CACGATGTTGGCTGAGGCGACTGTACGGGAAGACTTCGAGCGCATCCGGTCGGATGCACGTTACGAGAACCTGTTTGAGCCGCGCTCGTGGGACGTCATCATCCGTATCCTTGCACCACCGGAAGACGTCGAGTTGCGTCAATCCAAACGAAGCAAGAAGCGTGAAACGTGGGATACGCGCTCACGTCGCAGCTCACTACCGACATTGTACGAGTACGATAGTGATGGTGATTCGTCCGTGCGTACGATCACGCAGGAACCACAGCTGGTGGTGGCGACGTCACTTGGATATGGGGCACCTCCACCACACGGTGGTTCCGTGGCCAGTGGGTCACGATCACGGCGCACCTCGCGTTCATCGTACAACTCCAACAACATCGACCTGCGCTCTATGTCGGAGGTGATTGTCGACTTTGGTCGATTGGCTAGTGGACCGACGCGTGCTGGTAGTGGTGGAGACCCGTCTGAGGAGGGTAGCTCTTACATCGTCGCACATGGCAAGGCTTActtcgatgatgatgacgatgaggatgatgaggaaGCTCGCTATGATCAGCATTCGCTGCAGCGATCGTTGAGTCACCCGAGCCTGGCGAGATCCGCGAGCGAATTTACCGAACGTTGGGTAATTCCTGAGGATCACCTAGACCTGCGGCATGACACCGAGATG AACCAATCGTCGGTGTATGGCTCGGGCACGCTGGATGTCGACTCGCGTACGACTTACATCAAGCAGAGCCGCACGACGATGAGCCGCGAGCGACGCGACAACTGGTAG
- the LOC128722134 gene encoding innexin shaking-B: protein MLDIFRGLKSLVKISHVNTDSPVFRLHYSITVIILMSFSLIVTTRQYVGNPIDCVHTKDIPEDVLNTYCWIHSTYALKSLFLKKVGSDVPYPGVGNSEGKALDKKIYKYYQWVCFCLFFQAILFYTPRWLWKSWEGGKIHALMMDLDIGICSEIEKKQKKKLLLDYLWDNLRYHNWWAYRYYVCEFLSLCNVIGQMFLMNKFFDGEFMTFGLDVITHMEADQEDRMDPMIYIFPRMTKCTFYKYGVSGEVERHDAICILPLNVVNEKIYIFLWFWFIILTILTTLTLFYRIIIIFSPRMRVYLLRLRFRLVRRDAIEIIVRRSKMGDWFLLYRLGENLDSIIFRDVMQDLANRLHNNQHHRVPGMKGEIQDA from the exons ATGTTGGATATCTTCCGCGGGCTCAAGAGTCTCGTCAAGATCAGCCATGTGAATACCGACTCGCCCGTGTTCCGACTCCACTACTCGATCACCGTGATCATACTGATGTCCTTCTCGCTGATCGTGACCACGCGCCAATATGTCGGTAACCCGATAGACTGTGTCCACACGAAGGACATACCGGAGGACGTGCTGAACACGTACTGCTGGATCCACTCGACGTACGCGCTCAAGAGCCTGTTCCTCAAGAAGGTCGGCAGCGATGTGCCGTACCCGGGCGTCGGAAATTCCGAGGGCAAGGCGTTGGATAAGAAAATTTACAAGTACTATCAGTGGGTCTGTTTCTGTCTCTTCTTCCAG GCCATACTTTTTTACACACCAAGATGGCTCTGGAAATCGtgggaaggaggaaaaattcATGCGCTTATGATGGACCTAGACATAGGCATTTGTtccgaaatcgaaaaaaagcaaaagaaaaagctactTCTTGATTACCTTTGGGATAACCTGAG ATATCACAACTGGTGGGCTTACAGATACTATGTTTGCGAATTTTTATCACTGTGCAATGTGATAG GCCAAATGTTTCTAATGAATAAATTCTTCGACGGAGAGTTCATGACGTTTGGGCTCGATGTAATAACGCACATGGAGGCTGACCAGGAAGATAGGATGGATCCGATGATCTACATTTTCCCGAGAATGACCAAATGTACATTCTACAAGTATGGTGTCAGCGGAGAA GTCGAGCGACACGACGCCATATGTATTCTGCCATTGAATGTTGTAAACGAGAAGATTTACATCTTTCTATGGTTTTGGTTCATCATTTTAACGATACTAACCACGTTAACGTTATTTTACcgaattattataattttttctcCACGAATGCGAGTCTATTTATTGCGATTAAGGTTTAG GTTAGTTCGTCGAGATGCTATTGAAATCATAGTAAGACGTTCTAAAATGGGCGATTGGTTTTTATTATATAGATTAGGAGAAAATTTAGATAGTATTATATTTCGTGATGTTATGCAAGATTTAGCGAATCGTCTACATAATAACCAACACCATCGTGTACCTGGTATGAAAGGTGAAATACAGGATGCATGA